A region from the Desulfomarina profundi genome encodes:
- a CDS encoding complex I subunit 4 family protein produces the protein MFENVLSVMIFLPILAGLALLLFPVGKSGSRLTGFIVSVIIFMFGIELFLDFTGNGGMEYAVNRPWIDSLGISYSLGIDGISLLVLLACSLLFPLIFAVYSGKTKGYYANLLIAQGAMLGAICATDIVLFYIFWEIMLLPIFFMIGLWGGEKRLAATLKITIYTIAGSLLMLAALVYVGVSYHSQFGAWSFNIADLRNLDLSGGFAVTAFIMFMIAFAIKIPLFPFHTWLPDAYTEAPTSTTFVLSAIMAKIGVYAVIRFVIPVFEIEFARFALLLSLAGVVGMMYCGLAAITQKDFKRLLAFSSASHMGIIALGVFCMNIQALTGSLFQIVAHATSTGILFVFAGLIEERMQTRNIADLGGIAYRAPIFATFFAIAMLASVGLPGTSGFIGEFLIILGAVKFNAFIGFLAGTALIIGVCYMLWMFQRLFFEKSNTKTEGFKDLSLLETVTFLPVILLILFMGIYPQPFLQKIEPAAELHVAGFTTMTVTETVAETVVPAQEHDTHHKN, from the coding sequence ATGTTTGAAAATGTCCTTTCAGTCATGATCTTTCTGCCGATCCTTGCGGGTCTGGCGCTCCTCCTTTTCCCGGTTGGAAAAAGTGGTTCCAGGCTTACTGGATTCATTGTCTCCGTTATCATTTTCATGTTCGGTATTGAATTATTCCTTGATTTCACAGGTAATGGCGGCATGGAATATGCTGTTAACCGGCCCTGGATAGACTCCCTCGGTATCAGCTACAGCCTAGGCATTGACGGTATCAGTCTCCTTGTTCTCCTGGCATGCTCCCTGCTTTTCCCTCTGATTTTTGCTGTTTACTCCGGTAAAACCAAAGGATACTACGCTAATCTTCTTATTGCCCAGGGAGCGATGCTCGGAGCCATTTGTGCCACAGATATTGTTCTGTTTTACATCTTCTGGGAAATCATGCTTCTGCCGATCTTTTTTATGATAGGTCTCTGGGGTGGAGAAAAACGTCTCGCAGCAACCCTGAAAATCACCATCTACACCATTGCTGGTTCCCTGCTCATGCTGGCCGCCCTGGTATATGTCGGTGTATCCTACCATTCCCAGTTCGGCGCCTGGAGTTTCAATATCGCCGACCTGAGAAATCTTGACCTTTCAGGGGGCTTCGCGGTTACTGCCTTCATAATGTTCATGATAGCCTTTGCTATTAAAATCCCCTTGTTTCCTTTTCATACCTGGTTACCGGACGCCTATACAGAAGCACCAACTTCTACGACCTTTGTCCTTTCAGCCATCATGGCAAAAATCGGTGTATACGCGGTTATTCGCTTTGTCATACCTGTCTTTGAAATTGAATTTGCCCGATTTGCCCTGCTTCTTTCACTGGCCGGAGTGGTGGGCATGATGTATTGCGGTCTGGCGGCAATCACCCAGAAGGATTTTAAACGACTGCTTGCCTTTTCATCCGCCTCGCACATGGGCATCATTGCCCTCGGCGTTTTCTGCATGAATATTCAGGCCCTGACCGGTAGTCTATTCCAGATCGTTGCCCATGCGACGAGTACCGGGATACTTTTTGTTTTTGCCGGTCTCATTGAAGAAAGAATGCAGACACGGAATATTGCCGACCTTGGCGGTATCGCCTACCGGGCGCCGATCTTTGCAACCTTCTTTGCCATTGCAATGCTGGCGTCAGTGGGCCTGCCCGGAACCAGCGGGTTTATTGGAGAATTCCTGATTATTCTCGGAGCCGTTAAATTCAATGCATTTATCGGTTTCCTGGCTGGAACAGCACTTATTATCGGTGTCTGCTATATGCTGTGGATGTTCCAGCGGCTCTTTTTTGAAAAGAGCAATACAAAAACCGAAGGGTTTAAGGATCTGAGCCTCCTGGAGACTGTGACCTTTTTACCGGTCATTCTTCTCATTCTCTTTATGGGGATCTATCCACAACCCTTTCTTCAAAAAATTGAACCGGCTGCCGAGCTTCATGTTGCCGGTTTTACAACCATGACGGTAACTGAAACTGTCGCCGAAACTGTCGTCCCCGCTCAGGAACACGACACCCATCACAAGAATTAA
- the nuoL gene encoding NADH-quinone oxidoreductase subunit L: MEHTVNYLGFIPLFPLLGAVVLGVMHMLTCTEEKSPFSEKLYGVLACVGPVISFLFALLVFFQLKGMAPEARYLSHDAFTWFSVGELTVKMGFLADPLSSLMLLFVTFIGSLIHIYSIGYMADDRNYGKFFAYLNLFLGSMLILVLGSGPVVMFVGWEGVGLCSYLLISFYSEDTNNVIAGNKAFIVNRIGDLGFVLGMAFLFWAIGSGGFDYLSLRENAHQLTPAVGLAVCLLLFVGACGKSAQIPLYVWLPDAMAGPTPVSALIHAATMVTAGVYMVARFSFIYAHVPVAGTVVAWIGILTALLAAIFGMFQRDIKKILAYSTVSQLGYMFAGVGVAAYSAGIFHVFTHAFFKALLFLGAGAVIYALHHEQDIWKMGGLKDKMPKTYWTMLIGAFALAGCPPFAGFFSKDEILFSALASGHTVIWIIGVAVAGMTAYYTFRMIFLVFHGTPRDKEAFDHAEEAPPVMTIPLIILAVGALFAGFLNFPAIFGGHLKVSHWLAPSLVEHHPHVGVSVEILAIATSIIAFAIGISIAWKKFGHGAEEPEYKGFAKFGYNKFYVDEIYNAIFVQPYKAIGTVIWKNLEPNVTDIHVKLSTWLYRKGGSAFKVFQNGFVRVYAIYMVIGLSLMSLLLSQSLN, translated from the coding sequence ATGGAACATACTGTAAACTATCTCGGTTTTATCCCGCTTTTTCCCCTTCTGGGTGCTGTTGTGCTGGGGGTGATGCATATGCTCACCTGCACAGAAGAAAAAAGTCCTTTTTCCGAAAAACTCTACGGTGTGCTGGCCTGTGTCGGCCCCGTAATCTCTTTCCTGTTCGCCCTGCTGGTTTTCTTTCAACTCAAGGGCATGGCCCCTGAAGCAAGGTATCTCAGCCATGACGCCTTCACCTGGTTCAGTGTTGGTGAGCTTACAGTCAAAATGGGCTTTCTTGCCGATCCTCTCAGCTCACTTATGCTGCTCTTTGTGACGTTTATCGGTTCGTTAATCCACATCTATTCCATAGGTTATATGGCCGATGACAGGAATTACGGGAAATTTTTTGCCTACCTCAATCTTTTTCTCGGTTCCATGCTCATCCTGGTGCTTGGCAGCGGACCTGTTGTCATGTTTGTCGGCTGGGAGGGGGTCGGACTCTGCTCATATCTCCTGATCAGCTTCTACAGTGAAGACACCAACAATGTTATCGCCGGTAACAAGGCCTTCATCGTCAACAGAATTGGCGATCTTGGCTTTGTCCTGGGGATGGCTTTTCTTTTCTGGGCAATTGGCTCCGGTGGATTTGATTATCTTTCCCTGAGGGAAAATGCCCATCAGCTTACCCCGGCCGTTGGCCTTGCCGTCTGTCTGCTGCTTTTTGTCGGTGCCTGTGGTAAATCAGCACAGATTCCTCTTTATGTCTGGCTGCCGGACGCCATGGCCGGCCCCACTCCTGTTTCTGCACTCATCCATGCTGCGACAATGGTTACCGCCGGTGTCTACATGGTTGCCCGTTTCAGCTTTATCTATGCCCATGTACCTGTCGCTGGAACAGTGGTTGCGTGGATCGGTATCCTGACTGCTCTACTGGCTGCCATCTTCGGCATGTTCCAGCGTGATATCAAAAAGATACTTGCCTATTCCACGGTCAGCCAGCTCGGTTACATGTTTGCCGGTGTCGGTGTTGCCGCATACTCCGCAGGAATCTTCCATGTCTTCACCCATGCCTTCTTCAAGGCTCTGCTCTTTCTCGGTGCCGGCGCAGTTATCTACGCTCTGCACCATGAACAGGATATATGGAAAATGGGCGGGCTGAAAGATAAAATGCCCAAAACCTACTGGACCATGCTGATCGGTGCCTTTGCCCTGGCAGGATGTCCACCGTTTGCCGGTTTTTTCTCAAAGGATGAAATCCTCTTTTCTGCCCTCGCCAGCGGCCATACCGTTATCTGGATTATCGGAGTCGCTGTTGCCGGAATGACGGCCTACTACACCTTCCGTATGATATTTCTCGTCTTTCACGGTACTCCCCGAGACAAAGAGGCCTTTGATCATGCGGAGGAAGCTCCACCTGTCATGACAATTCCTCTTATAATTCTGGCTGTCGGTGCTCTTTTTGCCGGTTTTCTCAACTTCCCCGCAATCTTCGGTGGACATCTCAAAGTTTCACACTGGCTGGCGCCCAGCCTTGTGGAACACCACCCCCATGTGGGTGTCAGTGTCGAAATACTTGCCATTGCCACCAGTATTATCGCCTTTGCTATCGGTATCAGTATCGCCTGGAAAAAATTCGGCCACGGAGCCGAAGAGCCGGAATACAAAGGCTTTGCCAAATTCGGTTACAATAAATTTTATGTGGACGAAATATATAACGCCATCTTTGTCCAGCCTTACAAGGCCATTGGCACAGTGATCTGGAAAAATCTGGAACCCAATGTCACAGATATTCATGTAAAATTATCCACCTGGCTGTACCGAAAAGGAGGCAGCGCCTTCAAGGTATTCCAGAACGGCTTTGTCCGGGTATACGCAATTTATATGGTCATAGGTTTGAGCCTTATGAGCCTGCTTCTCTCTCAATCGCTCAATTAG
- a CDS encoding NADH-quinone oxidoreductase subunit N, whose protein sequence is MNDFLSLLPLIIICSGGIVLMLLSVLETMKTETASYISLGFFGIAFFIQFLIACYPESDLFAGTFSSMLVANSFTGVAGLIILGAGFFTVMSCHTYFQQNKVCTVEFYSLLLFASCGMILLTLARELITAFISLEIMSLAIYILVGYDRKRVTSTEALLKYLMLGAFAGAFFTMGAALVYGAAGSTRFVEISNYISSNSAATPLLIGGAFFILIAFLFKVAAFPFHAWVIDVYDGAATPVTGFMATALKAAVFTVFANFLAINGALQKEWITFLFYIALFTMFGGNLIAIGQSNIKRMLAASGIVHSGYLLIGLIAISTKSFTGSVIAYYLAAYAVGTLGIFAALSYLGGKNESRVSFDDFKGLAKVRPYSAAAISVFLLSMAGIPPTAGFMGKFYIITSAITEGQIALAVFGVISSILSMWYYLRLIICMYFNEAEDSFEIEKSPFAPACTFILAVCVFAIGLYPIVI, encoded by the coding sequence ATGAATGATTTTCTGTCATTGCTCCCTCTAATTATAATCTGTTCAGGTGGTATTGTGCTGATGCTCCTCTCCGTTCTCGAAACCATGAAAACGGAAACCGCCTCGTATATAAGCCTTGGTTTTTTTGGAATTGCTTTTTTCATTCAATTTCTTATTGCCTGTTACCCGGAATCTGATCTTTTTGCCGGCACATTCAGTTCGATGCTGGTGGCCAATTCCTTTACCGGTGTTGCCGGGCTTATTATCCTGGGTGCAGGTTTTTTCACGGTAATGAGCTGCCATACTTATTTTCAGCAAAACAAAGTCTGTACCGTTGAATTCTATTCCCTGCTTCTCTTTGCAAGTTGTGGTATGATCCTGCTGACCTTGGCAAGAGAACTGATTACCGCGTTCATTTCCCTGGAAATCATGTCCCTGGCTATCTACATCCTGGTCGGATATGACAGAAAACGTGTTACCAGCACCGAAGCCCTGCTCAAATATCTCATGCTCGGAGCATTTGCCGGAGCCTTTTTTACCATGGGAGCCGCTCTGGTCTATGGAGCTGCCGGCTCCACAAGGTTTGTCGAAATCAGTAATTATATTTCTTCAAACTCCGCTGCTACACCTCTGCTTATTGGCGGTGCCTTTTTCATCCTCATCGCTTTTCTTTTCAAGGTTGCCGCTTTTCCGTTTCACGCCTGGGTCATCGATGTTTATGACGGTGCGGCAACTCCCGTAACCGGATTTATGGCAACTGCCCTGAAGGCTGCCGTATTCACTGTTTTTGCCAATTTTCTCGCCATCAACGGTGCCCTGCAGAAAGAATGGATCACTTTTCTCTTCTATATCGCGTTGTTTACCATGTTCGGCGGCAATCTGATTGCCATCGGCCAGTCAAATATCAAACGTATGCTTGCAGCCTCCGGCATTGTTCATTCCGGCTATCTCCTCATAGGTCTGATTGCCATCAGCACCAAGAGTTTCACAGGTTCTGTTATCGCTTATTACCTTGCTGCATATGCGGTCGGCACCTTGGGAATTTTTGCCGCTCTCTCTTATCTTGGTGGCAAAAATGAAAGCAGAGTTTCCTTTGATGATTTCAAGGGACTTGCAAAGGTTCGCCCCTATTCCGCAGCAGCTATCTCGGTTTTCCTTCTGTCCATGGCCGGTATTCCTCCAACAGCTGGCTTTATGGGAAAATTTTATATTATCACAAGTGCTATTACTGAAGGCCAGATTGCCCTTGCTGTTTTCGGTGTCATCAGCAGTATTCTCTCAATGTGGTACTATCTGCGTCTCATAATCTGCATGTATTTCAATGAGGCGGAAGACAGTTTCGAAATTGAAAAGTCTCCCTTTGCCCCGGCATGCACATTTATTCTCGCAGTCTGTGTTTTTGCCATTGGACTCTACCCCATCGTCATTTAA
- the nuoK gene encoding NADH-quinone oxidoreductase subunit NuoK, with protein sequence MIQNYLILSAILFCIGILGVVSRRNVLTVFMSIELMLNAANLAFIAFSRFHESMDGHVLAMMVMAVAAAEAALALAVVILLHKHKGKLDTNVFSLLKG encoded by the coding sequence ATGATTCAGAACTATCTCATCTTAAGTGCCATTCTCTTTTGTATCGGCATCCTTGGCGTCGTTTCCAGGCGAAACGTCCTCACGGTTTTCATGTCGATTGAGCTTATGCTCAACGCAGCTAATCTTGCGTTTATTGCCTTTTCCAGATTCCATGAAAGCATGGACGGTCATGTGCTGGCCATGATGGTAATGGCGGTGGCCGCAGCTGAAGCGGCTCTTGCACTTGCGGTTGTCATACTGCTGCACAAGCACAAAGGCAAACTGGACACCAATGTATTCAGCTTGTTAAAAGGGTGA
- a CDS encoding 2Fe-2S iron-sulfur cluster-binding protein, producing the protein MAETIKLFVNGCEVEVEAGKNLIDAIGAVGIEIPHLCYHPALGADGNCRMCLVGIEDGRPPLVPACKTQAVEGMKVLLDAEHIKKIQKDVLELELINHPTDCPICDQAGECSLQDYYMTYGREESRMNVDQVKKAKKLDFGCGVVHDQERCVVCGRCVRFCRQITKTGELGIVNRTDSARVTIFPGRPLDNRYALNVVDLCPVGAMTSADFRFKQRVWFLKKNRSICHGCSRGCNITVDHNREKDSDDMIYRFRPLLNEQVNGYFMCDEGRLSYHGENENRLSEARLSKTPLSFDDAVTAALREIEKHDDILFLLSPNSTLEQMMAIRSFAEKIDATLSGFSDGYIKKGDGDDYLIQDDKSANRAGLELLGIDSSKEAFETALKKADLLLNFNNDLLLAYSETELKKLLKDTRVIGLSSHETACFQQANLLLPVASFTEYGGSIINCDSILQFFAKAVSKNSEPVEICELISLLGGPFHDRTQLWEELKKNCELLSNVDPDNIPPAGLKLTDSEADNVPA; encoded by the coding sequence ATGGCTGAAACGATTAAGCTTTTTGTGAATGGATGTGAAGTCGAAGTTGAGGCAGGCAAGAACCTGATAGATGCCATCGGTGCTGTCGGTATTGAAATCCCTCATCTCTGCTACCATCCAGCACTTGGTGCCGACGGAAACTGCCGTATGTGCCTTGTCGGCATAGAAGACGGCAGACCACCTCTTGTACCGGCGTGCAAGACACAGGCGGTTGAAGGAATGAAAGTGCTTCTTGATGCGGAGCACATTAAAAAAATACAGAAAGACGTACTGGAACTGGAACTGATAAACCACCCAACCGACTGTCCTATCTGCGACCAGGCAGGAGAATGTTCCCTGCAGGACTATTATATGACCTATGGCAGAGAAGAAAGCCGGATGAATGTGGACCAGGTCAAAAAAGCCAAGAAGCTGGATTTCGGCTGCGGTGTCGTTCATGACCAGGAACGATGCGTGGTCTGCGGCAGGTGTGTTCGATTCTGTCGCCAGATCACAAAGACCGGAGAGCTTGGAATAGTCAACCGAACTGATTCAGCCCGGGTCACGATCTTTCCCGGCCGACCCCTTGATAACAGGTATGCACTGAATGTGGTTGATCTCTGTCCTGTGGGTGCCATGACCAGTGCTGATTTCCGATTCAAACAACGGGTCTGGTTCCTGAAGAAAAACAGAAGCATCTGCCATGGCTGCTCCAGGGGTTGCAACATAACCGTCGACCATAACCGGGAAAAGGACAGTGATGATATGATCTATCGTTTTCGCCCGCTTTTGAATGAGCAGGTCAACGGTTATTTCATGTGCGACGAAGGCAGGCTCAGCTATCACGGTGAAAATGAAAACAGATTAAGCGAAGCTAGGTTAAGCAAAACTCCTCTTTCCTTTGATGACGCAGTCACTGCCGCACTCAGGGAAATAGAAAAACATGATGACATTCTTTTTCTGCTTTCTCCGAACAGTACACTGGAGCAGATGATGGCCATCAGATCTTTTGCGGAAAAAATCGACGCCACCCTCTCGGGATTCAGTGATGGGTATATCAAAAAGGGTGACGGTGATGATTACCTCATCCAGGATGATAAATCCGCCAACCGGGCCGGTCTTGAACTTCTGGGAATAGACAGCTCGAAAGAGGCTTTTGAAACGGCTCTGAAGAAAGCTGATCTGCTCTTGAATTTCAACAACGATCTGCTCCTCGCCTACAGTGAGACAGAATTGAAAAAACTGTTGAAAGATACCCGTGTTATCGGATTATCCAGCCATGAAACAGCCTGTTTCCAGCAGGCCAACTTGTTGCTTCCCGTGGCGTCCTTCACCGAGTACGGCGGCAGTATCATCAACTGCGATTCAATTCTGCAGTTTTTTGCAAAGGCCGTCAGTAAAAACAGCGAACCTGTTGAAATCTGTGAACTGATTTCCCTCCTGGGAGGCCCCTTCCATGACAGAACGCAGCTGTGGGAGGAACTGAAAAAAAACTGTGAGCTGTTAAGCAATGTTGATCCAGACAATATCCCGCCAGCGGGGTTGAAATTAACTGATAGTGAGGCTGACAATGTCCCGGCTTGA
- the nuoF gene encoding NADH-quinone oxidoreductase subunit NuoF, whose amino-acid sequence MKWGFLPKDTGKPVYLAVNSDESEPATFKDRYILVRDPHMLIEGIIICSYAIGSHDTYIYIRGEYTTQVKVLQAAIDEAYDAGYLGDKVAGHDFKLNVTVHRGAGAYVCGEETALLESIEGKKGQPRSKPPFPAVAGLYDSPTIINNVQSIASLPFIIENGADAYRKYGTEKSPGTHLFGISGHVEKPGMYELPLGLPLLEVIDKVAGGVWKGRKLKGIIPGGSSTPVLTPEEAKTVTLDYESMAEHKTMFGSGGIVVLDETVDMVKLVQNLIYFYHHESCGQCTPCREGLGWMLKIINKIVAGKGRLSDVELLRELCDNIEMKTVCVLSAACTMPVRSYLDKFRHEFEACVAGENGSKQETEQEER is encoded by the coding sequence GTGAAATGGGGCTTTCTTCCGAAAGATACAGGTAAACCTGTCTACCTGGCAGTAAACTCAGATGAATCGGAACCGGCAACTTTCAAGGACCGCTATATTCTTGTGCGTGACCCCCATATGCTGATTGAGGGTATTATCATCTGCAGCTACGCCATCGGTTCCCATGATACCTATATTTATATCCGCGGTGAATACACAACCCAGGTCAAGGTACTCCAGGCGGCCATTGATGAGGCTTATGATGCGGGGTATCTCGGAGATAAGGTAGCCGGTCATGATTTCAAGCTGAATGTCACCGTCCACCGTGGTGCAGGTGCTTATGTCTGCGGTGAAGAAACAGCACTCCTCGAATCTATTGAGGGCAAAAAAGGCCAGCCACGCTCCAAACCGCCTTTCCCAGCGGTTGCCGGACTGTATGACAGCCCGACAATTATTAACAATGTTCAGAGTATAGCCTCTCTGCCATTCATTATTGAAAATGGAGCTGATGCCTATAGGAAATACGGCACGGAAAAAAGTCCAGGCACCCATCTTTTCGGTATCTCCGGACATGTGGAAAAACCAGGCATGTACGAACTCCCTCTCGGGCTGCCGCTTCTGGAAGTTATCGACAAGGTAGCGGGAGGGGTCTGGAAGGGTCGAAAACTCAAAGGTATCATTCCCGGTGGCAGTTCCACTCCGGTACTGACTCCCGAAGAGGCAAAAACAGTAACCCTTGACTATGAATCAATGGCTGAGCACAAAACAATGTTCGGCTCCGGTGGTATCGTCGTCCTTGATGAAACCGTTGACATGGTCAAACTCGTGCAGAACCTGATCTATTTTTACCACCATGAATCCTGCGGACAGTGTACTCCCTGCCGTGAAGGACTGGGTTGGATGTTGAAGATCATCAACAAAATTGTTGCCGGAAAAGGAAGGCTTTCCGACGTGGAGTTGCTCCGGGAACTCTGTGACAATATAGAAATGAAGACGGTTTGTGTCCTGTCGGCCGCCTGCACCATGCCTGTTCGCAGTTACCTTGATAAATTCAGACACGAATTTGAGGCCTGTGTTGCAGGAGAAAATGGATCAAAGCAGGAAACAGAACAGGAAGAGCGCTAA
- a CDS encoding CBS domain-containing protein, which yields MKVKDILAVKGSQVRTVHEDISVIDAMSIFSANRVGSLLVVDKNDSILGIIAARDVLMAVLNDLDRITELPVKEIMTRELIVATENDDVDYVQAIMTENRIRHIPVIEGSDLKGLISIGDVVKAQLKKKDVENKYLKDYIADKYPG from the coding sequence ATGAAAGTAAAGGACATATTAGCTGTTAAAGGCAGTCAGGTCAGAACAGTTCACGAGGACATCTCTGTTATAGATGCAATGTCAATTTTCTCAGCAAACAGGGTTGGTTCTCTTCTGGTCGTCGACAAAAATGATTCCATTCTCGGGATCATTGCCGCTCGGGATGTTCTCATGGCAGTCCTGAATGACCTGGACAGGATCACTGAATTGCCGGTCAAAGAGATCATGACCAGAGAACTCATTGTCGCCACTGAAAACGATGATGTTGATTATGTACAAGCTATCATGACAGAAAACCGCATCCGGCATATTCCTGTTATTGAAGGGAGTGATCTGAAAGGTCTTATTTCCATTGGTGACGTTGTTAAAGCCCAATTGAAAAAAAAGGATGTGGAAAATAAATATCTGAAGGATTACATAGCCGATAAGTATCCAGGATAA
- a CDS encoding NADH-quinone oxidoreductase subunit J family protein — protein sequence MFAEWLFTGFSILSVLGAIGLVMFRHPMNGAMSLIVTLISLAGLYALLSAKLIFAIQLIVYAGAIMSLILFIIMFLNIQTEDLPEEKGRFLYLLGGVVVLVPVFTFLLKIIKSLPDTKTTIIGNGFGGVKEVGLVLFNDWLLPFEIVSILLLVALVGAIVLAGKRRMSK from the coding sequence ATGTTTGCCGAGTGGTTATTTACCGGTTTTTCAATCCTGTCGGTTCTTGGCGCCATTGGCCTGGTCATGTTTCGACACCCAATGAACGGGGCAATGAGCCTGATTGTTACCCTGATCTCTCTTGCTGGACTCTATGCACTGCTGTCCGCCAAACTGATCTTTGCGATTCAGCTCATTGTCTACGCCGGGGCCATAATGTCCCTTATCCTCTTTATTATCATGTTTCTCAATATTCAGACGGAGGATCTTCCTGAAGAAAAAGGACGTTTTCTCTACCTGCTGGGTGGTGTGGTAGTTCTCGTGCCTGTTTTCACCTTCCTCCTCAAGATTATAAAGAGCCTGCCGGACACAAAAACCACCATCATAGGAAACGGCTTTGGCGGGGTAAAGGAGGTCGGTCTTGTCCTTTTCAACGACTGGCTTCTTCCCTTTGAAATTGTATCAATTCTTCTGCTCGTGGCTCTTGTGGGTGCCATAGTCCTTGCAGGAAAAAGGAGGATGAGCAAATGA
- a CDS encoding NuoI/complex I 23 kDa subunit family protein, with the protein MGAKVKTMERRGATWTERVYLIEICKGMATTFRHFLRNLLDNSKLYVRHYPEVQPEIPVRWRGRHRLTTHEDGTVKCVACFMCQTNCPANCISIEAGERLDGKTEKMPVKFTIDLLECIYCGYCVEACPLDAIRMDTGIFSVTGYNRDSFVLSLEELLQTPGAFSEEEYKKGGA; encoded by the coding sequence ATGGGTGCTAAAGTTAAAACAATGGAACGCAGGGGCGCGACCTGGACCGAGCGGGTCTATCTCATAGAGATTTGCAAGGGAATGGCTACGACTTTTCGCCATTTTCTCAGAAACCTGCTCGATAACTCCAAGCTCTATGTCCGTCATTATCCGGAAGTACAACCTGAAATACCGGTTCGCTGGCGTGGTCGTCACAGGCTCACCACCCACGAAGATGGTACGGTCAAATGCGTTGCCTGCTTCATGTGCCAGACCAACTGCCCCGCCAACTGTATCAGTATTGAGGCGGGAGAGAGACTGGACGGCAAAACGGAAAAGATGCCTGTAAAATTTACTATTGACCTGCTGGAATGCATTTACTGCGGTTATTGTGTGGAGGCCTGTCCTCTGGACGCAATCCGCATGGATACGGGTATATTCTCTGTTACCGGTTACAACAGGGACAGTTTCGTTCTCAGTCTCGAGGAACTGCTGCAAACCCCAGGTGCATTTTCCGAAGAAGAATACAAAAAAGGGGGCGCTTGA
- a CDS encoding NADH-quinone oxidoreductase subunit NuoE family protein, with the protein MSDRSQLISTGKPFQFDSKRDAEFERLVKRYPTRESMILPALWLTQEQEGWISAEAIAYIADRIGTFASKVFECATFYTMYHLQPMGKYHICVCRTLSCWLRDKQAIVDYLRDEIGIEPGQISEDGRFSLEEVECLGHCGTAPVVQINGEFHEEMDVDKLKALLAGLD; encoded by the coding sequence ATGAGTGACCGTTCACAACTGATATCTACAGGAAAACCATTCCAGTTCGACAGCAAAAGAGATGCCGAATTCGAGCGTCTCGTCAAACGCTACCCGACACGGGAATCCATGATTCTTCCGGCCCTCTGGCTGACCCAGGAGCAGGAAGGCTGGATCAGTGCGGAGGCTATAGCCTATATAGCCGACAGGATTGGCACCTTTGCCAGCAAGGTCTTTGAATGTGCAACGTTTTATACGATGTACCACCTTCAACCCATGGGCAAGTATCACATCTGCGTCTGCCGGACATTATCCTGCTGGCTGCGAGACAAGCAGGCGATAGTTGATTACCTCAGGGACGAAATTGGTATTGAGCCGGGTCAGATTAGTGAAGACGGCAGATTCAGCCTCGAAGAAGTTGAGTGTCTGGGCCACTGCGGCACGGCCCCTGTTGTCCAGATCAACGGTGAATTCCATGAGGAGATGGATGTGGACAAGCTGAAAGCACTGCTGGCAGGGCTTGATTGA